From one Rhodoferax sp. PAMC 29310 genomic stretch:
- a CDS encoding ribose-phosphate pyrophosphokinase: MQAAPPPDFMVFTGNANPALAADIARHLNITLGAATVGRFSDGEVTVEINQNVRARDVFVVQSTCSPTNDSLMELLIMVDALKRASAERISAVIPYFGYARQDRRPRSSRVPITAKVVANMLQAVGVARVLTMDLHADQIQGFFDIPVDNIYASPVLLGDLRLKNYDDLIVVSPDVGGVVRARALAKQLNCDLAIIDKRRPKANVSEVMHVIGEIEGRNCVIMDDMIDTAGTLVKAAEVLKDRGAKKVYAYCTHPIFSGPAIERIASGDALDEVVVTNTIPLSAEAQACAKIRQLSVAPLIAETIQRIAKGESVMSLFSDQENLF; this comes from the coding sequence ATGCAGGCTGCTCCTCCCCCTGATTTCATGGTTTTTACTGGCAATGCCAATCCCGCCTTGGCGGCTGACATTGCCCGCCACCTGAACATTACCTTAGGTGCCGCCACAGTCGGACGATTCTCGGACGGTGAAGTCACCGTCGAGATTAACCAAAACGTACGCGCTCGCGACGTTTTTGTGGTTCAGTCCACCTGCTCTCCCACCAACGACTCATTGATGGAACTGCTCATCATGGTCGATGCCTTGAAACGAGCATCCGCCGAGCGCATCAGTGCCGTGATTCCCTACTTTGGCTATGCTCGCCAGGACCGTCGTCCTCGGTCCAGCCGTGTGCCAATCACGGCAAAAGTCGTGGCCAATATGCTTCAAGCTGTGGGTGTCGCCCGCGTTTTGACCATGGATTTGCATGCCGATCAGATCCAGGGATTTTTCGACATTCCCGTTGACAATATTTATGCGTCACCCGTTTTGCTGGGTGATTTGCGCCTAAAGAATTACGACGATTTGATCGTTGTCTCCCCTGACGTTGGCGGTGTTGTTCGTGCCCGAGCGTTGGCCAAACAGCTGAACTGCGACTTGGCCATCATCGACAAGCGTCGCCCAAAAGCCAATGTCAGCGAAGTGATGCATGTGATCGGCGAGATCGAAGGACGCAATTGCGTCATCATGGACGACATGATCGACACCGCCGGTACGCTGGTCAAAGCTGCTGAGGTGTTGAAGGATCGTGGCGCCAAAAAGGTTTACGCCTATTGCACGCACCCCATTTTCTCGGGACCCGCCATTGAGCGCATTGCCAGTGGTGACGCACTCGACGAAGTCGTGGTCACCAATACGATTCCCTTGAGCGCTGAAGCACAGGCGTGCGCCAAAATCCGTCAGCTTTCTGTGGCGCCGCTGATTGCGGAAACAATCCAGCGCATTGCTAAAGGCGAGTCAGTCATGAGTTTGTTCTCGGATCAGGAAAATCTTTTTTGA
- a CDS encoding lipoprotein insertase outer membrane protein LolB, with protein MNPELPVWRGRLAVRIAADEQNGAARSVSAGFELTGNTKEGGLTLFTPIGGTAAVLAWSKNDASLTSPSDQRHFPSLEALINHIVGTPIPVESLFAWLNGTAASADGWTADLSGHANGRITAQRTTPGPSAELRVVLDK; from the coding sequence TTGAACCCTGAATTGCCAGTTTGGCGAGGTCGATTGGCCGTGCGCATTGCTGCCGACGAGCAAAACGGCGCTGCGCGCTCGGTATCAGCAGGGTTTGAACTGACAGGTAACACCAAAGAGGGTGGACTCACCCTCTTCACCCCCATTGGTGGCACCGCAGCGGTCTTGGCATGGTCCAAAAACGACGCCTCACTAACATCTCCCTCGGATCAACGTCACTTCCCATCGTTGGAAGCCTTAATCAATCACATCGTTGGAACGCCCATTCCTGTTGAGTCCCTATTTGCATGGCTAAATGGAACTGCCGCGTCAGCCGACGGGTGGACGGCTGATCTATCGGGCCACGCCAACGGGCGAATCACGGCACAGCGAACCACACCTGGACCCTCCGCCGAACTGCGGGTCGTCTTGGATAAATAA
- the rsmD gene encoding 16S rRNA (guanine(966)-N(2))-methyltransferase RsmD: MKQKKSELPRKPRVPRHATPLANEIRIIGGDWKRTKLAVADRPGLRPTPDRVRETLFNWLGQDLTGWRCIDVFSGTGVLGFEAASRGAKEVQLVELDTALVAQLKRTQIQLGANATQVVRGDGIVTLKQMNPASMDVIFLDPPFDSVLFEPALAAAGRAVAPDGFVYLEAPILWKDEQLKDHGLMVYRHLKAGAVHAHILKRLAPLPAA; the protein is encoded by the coding sequence ATGAAGCAAAAGAAATCTGAATTACCTCGCAAACCCCGCGTCCCGCGCCATGCCACGCCATTGGCCAATGAAATTCGCATCATTGGCGGTGATTGGAAACGCACCAAACTGGCCGTGGCAGACCGCCCCGGCCTGCGCCCCACGCCGGATCGGGTGCGTGAAACCTTGTTTAACTGGTTGGGCCAGGATTTGACTGGCTGGCGTTGTATTGACGTGTTTTCCGGCACGGGCGTGCTCGGCTTCGAGGCGGCGTCGCGCGGCGCCAAAGAAGTCCAGTTGGTGGAGTTGGACACCGCCTTGGTTGCGCAACTCAAGCGCACCCAGATCCAATTGGGAGCGAATGCAACGCAAGTGGTCCGGGGTGACGGCATCGTTACCTTGAAGCAGATGAATCCCGCCAGCATGGACGTGATCTTTCTGGACCCGCCTTTTGATTCGGTGCTGTTCGAGCCTGCCTTGGCGGCGGCCGGTCGGGCAGTGGCGCCAGACGGGTTTGTGTATCTGGAAGCGCCCATTCTGTGGAAGGATGAGCAACTCAAAGACCATGGTCTGATGGTCTACCGGCATCTGAAAGCCGGGGCGGTTCACGCGCACATTCTCAAGCGACTGGCGCCATTACCGGCTGCCTGA
- the ispE gene encoding 4-(cytidine 5'-diphospho)-2-C-methyl-D-erythritol kinase, whose translation MKAIYDICAPAKLNRFLHITGRRDDGYHLLQSVFMLVDWCDTLHMETRADGKITREDLCTALPPDDLIVKAARALQAATKTSLGAHIGIEKKIPAQAGMGGGSSDAASTLLALNQLWNTQLSVKHLMQIGLQLGADVPFFLSGGNAWVEGIGDIISPVKLTPAQFLVIKPENGVETKAIFMDTSLKRDTKRAIISGFAEEDFDFGQNDMQDVALRLCPGIQEAIGWLSTIGLRGRMTGSGSAVFAHMPKNLDLRGAPSGFQIKACNMLDVHPLSGWAKS comes from the coding sequence ATGAAAGCGATCTACGATATTTGCGCCCCCGCGAAGCTCAACCGGTTTCTACACATCACCGGTCGCCGCGACGATGGTTACCACTTACTTCAATCAGTGTTCATGCTGGTGGATTGGTGCGACACACTACATATGGAAACTCGTGCTGACGGAAAAATTACCCGCGAGGATCTTTGCACAGCGTTGCCTCCAGATGACCTGATTGTCAAAGCTGCGCGTGCCTTGCAAGCCGCCACCAAGACATCGCTGGGTGCGCACATTGGAATTGAGAAAAAAATTCCAGCTCAAGCAGGAATGGGTGGTGGCTCATCTGATGCGGCTTCGACCTTGCTTGCCTTAAATCAACTGTGGAACACTCAACTTTCCGTCAAGCATCTCATGCAAATTGGACTCCAATTGGGAGCAGACGTCCCCTTTTTTCTGAGTGGGGGCAATGCCTGGGTCGAAGGAATCGGTGACATAATCTCACCCGTCAAGCTGACGCCCGCCCAGTTTTTGGTGATCAAACCCGAAAACGGAGTGGAGACAAAAGCAATTTTTATGGACACCTCTTTAAAAAGAGACACAAAGCGCGCTATAATTTCAGGCTTCGCTGAAGAAGATTTTGATTTTGGTCAAAACGACATGCAAGATGTTGCTCTTAGGCTATGCCCGGGGATTCAAGAAGCCATTGGCTGGCTTTCAACGATCGGGCTACGTGGAAGAATGACAGGATCAGGCAGTGCAGTGTTTGCACATATGCCAAAGAATTTGGATTTGAGAGGCGCACCAAGCGGCTTTCAAATCAAGGCATGTAATATGCTGGACGTCCACCCTTTGTCGGGATGGGCAAAGAGTTAA
- the pth gene encoding aminoacyl-tRNA hydrolase produces MIRLFVGLGNPGPEYEGTRHNAGFWFVDEVSRALKTTLSMDKNYHGLLARTTVDGQTVWLLKPQTYMNLSGKSVGGLARFFKIQPEEILVAHDELDLPPGEAKLKLGGNHAGHNGLRDIHAQLGSDRYWRLRLGVGHPGLKAEVVNWVLKKPSLDHRIAIDQTIDRAVKALPHFFSNEMEKATMQIHTSKPPRPKPAKPANTPAQIDIDRPQPPKDPPCTLVS; encoded by the coding sequence ATGATCAGACTCTTTGTTGGCTTGGGAAACCCCGGCCCTGAATATGAAGGCACGCGCCACAACGCGGGATTTTGGTTTGTAGACGAAGTCTCGCGAGCGCTTAAAACTACGCTTTCCATGGATAAAAATTATCATGGCCTGCTTGCCAGAACCACTGTTGATGGACAAACCGTTTGGCTACTTAAACCTCAGACCTATATGAATCTGTCTGGCAAGTCAGTGGGCGGGCTTGCGCGCTTCTTCAAGATTCAACCGGAAGAAATATTGGTGGCCCACGATGAGTTGGACCTCCCCCCTGGCGAGGCCAAACTCAAACTGGGAGGCAACCATGCGGGCCACAATGGATTGCGCGATATTCATGCGCAGTTGGGTTCAGACCGCTATTGGCGGTTGAGGCTGGGGGTGGGGCACCCAGGACTCAAGGCGGAAGTGGTGAACTGGGTTCTGAAGAAACCGTCACTGGACCACCGCATCGCCATTGATCAAACCATTGACCGGGCCGTCAAAGCTTTGCCTCACTTTTTTTCGAACGAGATGGAAAAGGCGACGATGCAGATTCATACGAGCAAGCCGCCCCGCCCCAAACCGGCAAAGCCTGCCAACACACCAGCGCAGATCGACATTGACAGGCCTCAGCCACCAAAGGACCCACCATGCACACTCGTCTCTTGA
- a CDS encoding DUF4124 domain-containing protein: MHTRLLISIFFIALAAVSTGASAQKIYKCGTTYTQQPCPDGAALPATPVPDVAQRSAADQATRRDTLTADRMEKSRLIQEKKEIASNSPDIKRPVPKSATQEKPVPAPKKNTFQGKKEEFRAVVPGTTPLKKHTKKKADSSTDS, translated from the coding sequence ATGCACACTCGTCTCTTGATTAGTATTTTTTTTATAGCGCTTGCTGCAGTGTCCACGGGGGCTTCAGCTCAAAAGATCTACAAATGTGGGACAACTTACACCCAGCAGCCATGCCCTGATGGCGCCGCGCTGCCGGCGACGCCCGTCCCCGATGTAGCTCAACGAAGCGCGGCAGATCAAGCGACTCGCCGCGACACATTGACCGCCGACCGCATGGAGAAATCTCGCCTGATTCAGGAGAAGAAGGAGATTGCCTCCAACTCGCCAGACATCAAGCGACCGGTGCCAAAGTCCGCAACTCAGGAAAAACCAGTCCCGGCACCGAAGAAAAACACCTTCCAAGGAAAAAAGGAAGAGTTTCGAGCAGTCGTACCGGGGACTACACCGCTCAAAAAACACACCAAAAAGAAAGCTGACTCGTCTACTGACTCTTAG
- a CDS encoding pitrilysin family protein has translation MKRPLHHLLPFLPLFFSLWFNPTAQAQTPPPVQQFTLSNGFTLIVKPDRRAPTAVHMLWVRVGSMDEVDGTSGVAHVLEHMLFKGTKTLKPGEFSRRVAALGGRENAFTSKDYTGYYQQIPANRLEDVMQLEADRFANNAWSDEEFRKELEVVKEERRLRTEDNPQALMNEALNATVFVASPYHRPIVGWMSDLDAMTPDDARAFYQRWYVPANAAIVVAGDVDLAQVRQWAEKYYAAVPARAVPARKPRTEPEQVGMRRLAFKAPAEQASLTLAFKVPGVHSLPESAAPWAADDCDALALTVLAAVLDGYSGARLERALVQGEGRVADRAGAYNGLWGRGPQLFMLTGVPAKGKTAVQVEQALRAQVTRIATEGVSEAELARVKTQWVASEIYKLDSVFNQARELGNQWIQGLPLDAGERLVERLRAVTANQVQSVAARYFGDDQLTVAELLPQPLNTQRPARTPTASLRH, from the coding sequence ATGAAACGACCACTCCATCACCTACTGCCTTTTTTACCTTTGTTTTTCAGCCTGTGGTTCAACCCCACTGCGCAGGCACAAACGCCTCCTCCGGTTCAGCAATTCACGCTCTCCAACGGTTTCACCTTGATCGTCAAGCCCGACCGGCGTGCGCCCACGGCCGTGCACATGCTCTGGGTGAGGGTGGGCTCCATGGACGAGGTCGACGGCACCTCCGGCGTGGCGCATGTGCTGGAGCACATGTTGTTCAAAGGCACCAAAACCTTGAAGCCGGGTGAGTTCTCACGCCGGGTGGCGGCCTTGGGGGGGCGAGAGAACGCCTTCACCAGCAAGGACTACACCGGCTACTACCAGCAGATTCCAGCCAACAGGCTGGAAGACGTGATGCAGTTGGAGGCAGACCGCTTTGCCAACAATGCGTGGAGTGATGAAGAGTTTCGCAAAGAGCTCGAAGTGGTCAAGGAGGAGCGCCGTCTTCGCACCGAAGACAACCCCCAGGCACTGATGAATGAAGCGTTGAATGCGACGGTGTTCGTGGCCTCGCCTTACCACCGCCCCATCGTGGGTTGGATGAGCGACCTGGACGCGATGACGCCCGATGACGCCCGCGCTTTCTACCAACGGTGGTACGTGCCGGCCAACGCGGCCATTGTGGTCGCCGGTGACGTGGACTTGGCCCAAGTGCGGCAATGGGCTGAAAAATACTATGCGGCCGTCCCGGCCCGGGCAGTACCCGCGCGCAAGCCGCGCACCGAACCCGAGCAGGTCGGCATGCGGCGCCTGGCGTTCAAGGCCCCGGCCGAGCAGGCTTCTTTGACGCTGGCCTTCAAGGTGCCGGGCGTGCATTCTTTGCCCGAGTCGGCCGCCCCGTGGGCTGCGGACGATTGCGACGCCTTGGCGCTGACGGTGTTGGCCGCCGTGCTGGATGGCTACAGCGGTGCCCGTCTGGAGCGTGCATTGGTCCAGGGCGAGGGGCGGGTGGCTGACCGGGCTGGCGCCTACAACGGCCTGTGGGGCCGGGGACCGCAACTGTTCATGCTGACCGGCGTGCCGGCAAAAGGCAAGACTGCGGTGCAGGTGGAGCAAGCGCTGCGAGCGCAGGTCACCCGCATTGCGACCGAGGGTGTGTCTGAGGCGGAATTGGCGCGGGTCAAAACCCAATGGGTCGCCAGTGAAATCTACAAGCTGGACTCGGTGTTCAACCAGGCCCGCGAACTGGGCAATCAATGGATTCAGGGCCTGCCGCTGGACGCCGGGGAGCGTCTGGTTGAGCGCCTCAGGGCGGTGACTGCCAACCAAGTTCAGTCGGTGGCCGCACGGTATTTTGGTGACGACCAGTTGACCGTCGCCGAGTTGCTGCCGCAACCCTTAAACACCCAGCGCCCCGCCCGAACGCCCACAGCCAGTTTGCGCCATTGA
- a CDS encoding VOC family protein, producing the protein MTPNAVGWFEIYVQDMKRAKPFYEAVFQRTLEKLDSPGMEMWAFPMLMDRMGAAGALVQMDGVPSGGNSTLVYFNCVDCAVEAARVAGAGGRVERDKTSIGQYGFIALCFDTEGNKFGLHSMA; encoded by the coding sequence ATGACCCCCAATGCAGTCGGTTGGTTTGAAATCTATGTGCAAGACATGAAGCGGGCCAAACCGTTCTATGAAGCCGTGTTTCAACGAACCCTGGAAAAGCTGGACAGTCCGGGCATGGAAATGTGGGCGTTTCCCATGCTCATGGATCGAATGGGTGCCGCGGGGGCGCTGGTTCAAATGGATGGCGTTCCTTCTGGCGGCAACAGTACCCTGGTTTATTTCAACTGTGTGGATTGCGCGGTTGAGGCGGCTCGTGTGGCGGGGGCCGGTGGTCGGGTTGAGCGGGACAAAACTTCCATTGGTCAATACGGCTTTATTGCGCTGTGCTTTGACACGGAAGGCAATAAGTTCGGCCTGCACTCCATGGCGTAG
- a CDS encoding 50S ribosomal protein L25/general stress protein Ctc, with protein sequence MNFVAFERAKQGTGASRRLRITGRTPGIVYGGEVEAQQIEVDHNALWHALKKEAFHSSVLDMEVDGKASRVVLRDVQMHPYKQLILHVDFQRVTAGTKLHLKVPLHYSGDEESPAVKIDHCVASHVMTELDVMCLPRNLPEFIAVDLSGLKKGTTLNLSDIKLPKGVTVITRGNNNPVLVSVMVVAGTELPAEGDAAAAAPAAPAGKGGKAAPAKKK encoded by the coding sequence ATGAATTTTGTCGCTTTTGAGCGCGCTAAGCAGGGCACGGGTGCGAGCCGCCGTCTCCGCATCACCGGTCGCACACCCGGAATTGTTTACGGCGGTGAGGTCGAAGCTCAACAGATCGAAGTCGATCACAACGCTTTGTGGCACGCCCTGAAAAAGGAAGCCTTCCATTCCAGCGTTCTGGACATGGAAGTCGACGGAAAGGCTTCTCGCGTCGTTTTGCGCGACGTGCAAATGCACCCCTACAAGCAGCTGATTTTGCACGTTGACTTTCAGCGTGTAACAGCCGGCACCAAGTTGCACCTGAAAGTGCCATTGCACTACAGCGGTGACGAAGAGTCTCCTGCGGTCAAGATTGACCATTGCGTTGCATCGCACGTGATGACCGAGTTGGACGTAATGTGCCTGCCACGTAACTTGCCAGAGTTCATCGCCGTCGATTTGAGCGGGCTGAAAAAGGGCACCACACTCAATCTGTCGGACATCAAATTACCAAAAGGCGTAACCGTCATCACCCGCGGCAACAACAACCCCGTACTGGTTTCCGTGATGGTTGTGGCCGGTACCGAGTTGCCAGCTGAAGGTGACGCTGCCGCTGCTGCGCCTGCCGCACCAGCCGGCAAAGGTGGCAAAGCTGCTCCCGCCAAGAAGAAATAA
- the coaD gene encoding pantetheine-phosphate adenylyltransferase, whose product MSNNVIAVYPGTFDPMTLGHEDVVRRATQLFGRVIVAVAAGHHKKAMFSLAERMEMVSESVKDYPHVEVASFSGLLRDFVLERGGKAMVRGLRAVTDFDYEFQLAGMNRTLMPDVETVFLTPSDKYQFISSTFVREIATLGGEVDNFVSPAVHARLREKVLQLKGS is encoded by the coding sequence ATGTCAAACAACGTTATCGCTGTGTACCCGGGCACATTTGATCCGATGACACTTGGCCACGAAGACGTGGTGCGACGAGCCACGCAGTTGTTTGGGCGCGTGATCGTGGCCGTGGCGGCGGGCCACCACAAAAAAGCCATGTTCTCCCTGGCGGAGCGCATGGAGATGGTGAGCGAATCGGTCAAGGACTACCCCCATGTCGAAGTAGCCAGCTTTTCCGGCTTGTTGCGTGACTTTGTGCTTGAGCGCGGTGGCAAGGCGATGGTGCGTGGCTTGCGCGCGGTGACCGACTTTGACTATGAGTTTCAGTTGGCAGGCATGAATCGCACCCTGATGCCGGACGTGGAAACGGTGTTTCTGACGCCCAGCGACAAGTACCAATTCATCTCCAGTACCTTTGTCCGTGAAATTGCCACCCTGGGTGGCGAGGTTGATAATTTTGTCTCACCGGCAGTGCATGCCCGTTTGCGTGAGAAGGTGCTGCAATTAAAGGGGTCCTGA
- a CDS encoding pitrilysin family protein, with product MNTIKKIAAPAIAAFAIGLIGSQNAIAGIPIQHWVQASGAKVFLVESPVIPMVDVQLDFDAGSRRDPREQAGLASTMAAMSDKGVLAQQGNAALDENALSEAWADLGAGFGATATQDRLSFSLRSLTYPDLLPKAVQLAARQLSAPAFPDPIWQRERERLSAAIRQANTRPATLAQQAFSTAVYGTHPYGLQVTEASLARINTTDIRERYARSVLPCRAQITVVGGVNRVQADAMVTELLAGLPGADCPALPAVAEVAPLEKASEQQIAFDSAQAHVLIGQPGVRRDDPDYFALTVGNYILGGGGFVSRLTNEVREKRGLSYGAYSYFSPALHAGAFTVGLQTRPDQAAQAVQLARDVVAQFVADGPTEAELKAAKDNLIGGFALRIDSNRKLLDNVANIAWNDLPLDYLDTWTQAVAKVSVADIRRAFGRHLQPERMVTVVLGGTEAAR from the coding sequence ATGAATACTATTAAAAAGATAGCTGCTCCCGCAATAGCTGCCTTCGCGATCGGCCTAATTGGCTCACAAAATGCCATCGCTGGCATTCCCATTCAGCACTGGGTTCAAGCCAGCGGTGCCAAGGTGTTTTTGGTGGAAAGCCCGGTGATTCCCATGGTGGACGTGCAACTAGACTTTGACGCCGGCAGCCGGCGCGATCCGCGCGAGCAAGCCGGATTGGCCAGCACCATGGCCGCCATGAGTGACAAAGGGGTGCTGGCTCAGCAGGGCAACGCTGCGCTTGATGAAAATGCCTTGAGCGAAGCATGGGCCGACCTCGGGGCTGGTTTTGGCGCCACGGCCACGCAAGATCGGCTGAGTTTCTCATTGCGCTCGCTCACCTACCCGGACCTTTTGCCCAAAGCCGTGCAGCTTGCGGCCCGTCAGCTGAGCGCCCCGGCCTTTCCCGACCCTATTTGGCAGCGTGAGCGCGAGCGTTTGAGCGCCGCCATCCGCCAAGCCAACACCCGCCCTGCCACCTTGGCACAGCAGGCCTTTTCGACGGCCGTGTACGGCACGCACCCCTATGGCTTACAAGTCACGGAAGCCAGTCTGGCACGCATTAATACGACTGACATACGCGAGCGTTACGCGCGGTCAGTGCTTCCCTGCCGTGCACAGATCACCGTGGTGGGGGGTGTGAATCGGGTGCAAGCCGACGCCATGGTGACTGAGCTCTTGGCGGGCCTGCCCGGCGCCGACTGCCCGGCTTTGCCCGCGGTGGCTGAGGTTGCGCCCTTGGAGAAAGCCAGCGAGCAGCAGATTGCATTTGACTCGGCCCAGGCTCATGTGTTGATTGGGCAACCCGGTGTTCGCCGGGATGACCCGGACTACTTCGCCCTCACCGTGGGTAATTACATTTTGGGTGGCGGTGGATTTGTGTCGCGTCTGACGAATGAGGTGCGCGAAAAGCGGGGTCTGAGTTATGGCGCGTACAGCTACTTTTCACCTGCGCTGCACGCCGGCGCCTTTACCGTGGGCCTGCAAACCCGGCCAGACCAGGCCGCGCAAGCCGTGCAGCTGGCGCGGGACGTGGTCGCCCAATTTGTGGCCGACGGGCCGACTGAGGCCGAATTAAAGGCCGCCAAAGACAACCTGATCGGCGGCTTTGCGTTGCGCATTGACAGCAACCGCAAGCTGCTGGACAACGTGGCCAATATCGCCTGGAACGACCTGCCACTGGACTACTTGGATACCTGGACGCAAGCAGTGGCCAAGGTCAGCGTGGCGGACATCCGGCGGGCGTTTGGCCGACACCTGCAACCCGAGCGCATGGTGACAGTCGTGCTGGGCGGGACCGAGGCCGCCCGTTAG
- a CDS encoding universal stress protein: protein MKILLPIDGSDVSLEAVRVMIRLSKDGLATSAVLANVQEAATLYELVVAHDPAVIEQVSAAAGAHTLQPGEALLNEAGIAYETEVASGDPAHTIIDILERYGCDMVIMGARGMSTLRGALLGSVSNEVLHTAKVPVMIVKLVDASSEDSAIDG from the coding sequence ATGAAAATACTGTTACCCATTGATGGCTCGGATGTGTCGCTAGAAGCGGTTCGTGTGATGATTCGCCTGTCAAAAGACGGGTTGGCAACCAGTGCGGTGCTGGCCAACGTACAGGAAGCGGCCACTTTGTATGAATTGGTGGTGGCACACGACCCCGCGGTGATTGAGCAGGTGAGCGCGGCCGCTGGTGCGCACACTTTGCAACCAGGCGAGGCCTTGTTGAACGAAGCCGGAATTGCCTATGAAACCGAAGTGGCCTCGGGCGACCCGGCTCACACCATCATCGATATTCTCGAACGCTATGGCTGTGACATGGTCATCATGGGCGCCCGTGGCATGAGCACGTTGCGCGGCGCTTTGCTGGGCTCGGTGTCCAACGAGGTGTTGCACACCGCCAAGGTGCCGGTAATGATTGTCAAACTGGTCGACGCATCGTCCGAAGACAGCGCCATCGACGGCTGA
- a CDS encoding YfhL family 4Fe-4S dicluster ferredoxin codes for MALIITDECINCDVCEPECPNEAIYLGQEIYEIDPNKCTECVGHFDEPQCVQVCPVACIPVNPNCIEDQETLWQKYRRLQAAST; via the coding sequence ATGGCGCTGATCATTACTGACGAGTGCATCAACTGCGATGTCTGCGAGCCCGAGTGTCCCAATGAGGCCATTTACCTGGGCCAGGAGATTTACGAGATCGATCCCAACAAGTGCACCGAATGCGTCGGCCACTTTGATGAGCCTCAATGTGTGCAGGTCTGTCCTGTTGCCTGTATCCCGGTGAACCCCAATTGCATTGAGGATCAGGAAACTCTGTGGCAGAAATACCGCCGTTTGCAGGCCGCATCAACATAG
- the ftsY gene encoding signal recognition particle-docking protein FtsY, whose amino-acid sequence MFSFFKKKPPAPTPPTAPTEVTPAVATPVPPTQTTPSPPAATPSPVKPHEPTVPAVVTSTLTLPTAAVTPLSTGERQSWLSKLKAGLRKTGASIASVFTGTKIDDALYEDLESALLMADTGVKATEHLLEDLKRRVKEAKATDPAAVKGLLIESITQLLSPLEKQLVVGEFKPTVIMVTGVNGAGKTTSIGKLTRHLSSQGASVLLAAADTFRAAAREQLSVWAERTTVEIISQQGGDPAAVSFDAVAAGKARGRDVVLVDTAGRLPTQLHLMEELRKIKRVVQKADASAPHEVLLVIDGNTGQNALSQVKSFDDALQLTGLIVTKLDGTAKGGVLAAIARERPIPVYFVGVGEKLEDLETFNAREFAQALLA is encoded by the coding sequence ATGTTCAGTTTTTTCAAAAAAAAGCCCCCTGCCCCGACGCCACCCACCGCGCCGACTGAGGTAACCCCAGCGGTTGCCACGCCCGTTCCCCCAACCCAGACGACCCCATCGCCTCCTGCGGCAACCCCTTCCCCGGTCAAGCCGCACGAACCCACTGTGCCCGCTGTGGTGACGTCCACACTCACCCTGCCAACGGCCGCTGTGACGCCTTTGAGTACGGGCGAGCGTCAATCCTGGCTGAGCAAACTCAAGGCGGGTCTGCGCAAGACCGGCGCCAGCATCGCCAGCGTCTTCACCGGCACCAAGATTGACGATGCACTTTACGAAGATCTGGAATCGGCCCTGCTGATGGCAGACACAGGTGTCAAAGCCACCGAACACCTGCTGGAAGACCTGAAACGCCGGGTCAAAGAAGCCAAGGCAACCGATCCGGCCGCCGTCAAGGGCTTGTTGATTGAATCTATCACCCAATTGCTCTCGCCACTTGAGAAGCAGTTGGTAGTGGGTGAATTCAAACCCACGGTCATCATGGTGACGGGCGTCAACGGCGCGGGCAAAACCACCTCGATTGGCAAGCTCACCCGCCATCTGTCCAGCCAAGGGGCTTCGGTGCTGCTGGCTGCGGCCGATACTTTTCGGGCCGCGGCACGGGAGCAGCTCAGCGTCTGGGCTGAGCGCACCACGGTCGAGATCATCAGCCAGCAAGGCGGTGACCCCGCCGCCGTCAGCTTTGATGCCGTCGCTGCCGGCAAGGCCCGTGGCCGCGATGTGGTGCTGGTGGACACGGCCGGGCGCCTGCCCACCCAGCTTCACCTGATGGAAGAGTTGCGCAAGATCAAGCGCGTGGTGCAAAAAGCAGATGCCTCCGCGCCCCACGAGGTGCTGCTGGTCATTGACGGCAACACCGGACAAAACGCGCTCTCCCAAGTCAAGTCCTTTGACGACGCGCTGCAACTCACCGGATTGATCGTGACCAAACTGGACGGCACTGCCAAAGGTGGTGTGCTGGCCGCCATTGCGCGCGAACGACCCATTCCTGTTTACTTCGTCGGCGTCGGCGAGAAGCTCGAAGACCTTGAGACTTTCAACGCCCGGGAATTTGCGCAGGCCTTGCTGGCCTGA